A single Triticum dicoccoides isolate Atlit2015 ecotype Zavitan chromosome 2A, WEW_v2.0, whole genome shotgun sequence DNA region contains:
- the LOC119357479 gene encoding uncharacterized protein LOC119357479 — translation MLLRSGRRLAAQEEPGRTAPPRRRSRARSDRLAGIPDEILQQEILPRLPAKSVLRFRAVCRSWRSLASDPTFLLDHHRRQPALPLIRSCRIAARGLESGLNAIHLRSAKLGPSFQFPFRGYFGIAASCNGLFVVGSYIICNPATREWAAIRQDRKPIENLSALFRHQTSGEFRVMYWKNNSMELICRQEYYVLTVGTNNSWLVDCPLTEVLAEEPSIFGAPVLLNGSLHIHWRRRSGVRYHRIRVFDTVAETSRQMSPPPVNPRHVMHLLDLGGKLAASTSKDGMTGMSIFVLQDPEHDVWAFQYQIKLPVMEIRRFQEQGDWLAKVVSEEGDVLVSCYGHLLQYDKKGNLVRKFKYDDDMPVVIPHRFKESLIQHTFFRKTKKKNGFVLTPG, via the coding sequence ATGCTCCTCCGTTCTGGGCGGCGCCTGGCCGCCCAGGAAGAACCGGGGCGGACGGCCCCGccgaggaggagaagcagggcaAGGTCGGACCGGCTCGCCGGCATCCCCGATGAGATCCTGCAGCAGGAGATCCTGCCCCGCCTCCCGGCCAAGTCCGTGCTCCGCTTCCGCGCCGTCTGCCGGTCCTGGCGCAGCCTCGCGTCCGACCCCACCTTCCTCCTCgaccaccaccgccgccagccGGCGCTTCCCCTGATTAGGTCCTGCCGGATCGCCGCCCGCGGCCTAGAATCCGGCCTCAACGCCATCCACCTCCGGTCCGCGAAGCTCGGCCCCTCTTTCCAGTTCCCATTCCGCGGCTATTTCGGCATCGCCGCCTCCTGCAACGGCCTTTTCGTCGTCGGCAGCTACATCATCTGCAATCCGGCCACGCGCGAGTGGGCTGCCATCCGGCAGGACAGGAAGCCCATAGAGAATCTCTCCGCCCTCTTCCGGCACCAAACTTCAGGGGAGTTCCGCGTCATGTACTGGAAAAACAACTCTATGGAGTTGATCTGTCGGCAGGAGTATTACGTCCTCACGGTGGGAACCAACAATTCATGGCTCGTCGATTGTCCGTTAACCGAGGTTTTGGCCGAGGAACCATCCATCTTTGGCGCGCCGGTCCTCCTCAATGGCAGCCTGCACATACACTGGAGGAGACGGTCAGGTGTTCGCTACCACAGGATACGGGTGTTCGACACAGTAGCAGAGACGTCGCGGCAGATGAGTCCGCCGCCTGTGAACCCCCGCCATGTCATGCACTTGCTTGACCTCGGTGGCAAGCTTGCTGCGTCCACCAGCAAGGATGGCATGACTGGGATGTCCATTTTTGTGCTTCAGGATCCTGAGCACGATGTCTGGGCGTTCCAGTACCAGATCAAACTGCCTGTGATGGAAATCAGGCGCTTTCAGGAGCAAGGTGATTGGTTGGCGAAGGTTGTCTCCGAGGAGGGGGACGTGCTTGTCAGCTGCTATGGCCATCTCCTGCAATATGACAAGAAGGGTAATTTGGTACGTAAGTTCAAGTATGATGATGACATGCCGGTAGTCATTCCTCACAGGTTCAAAGAGAGTCTTATCCAGCATACATTTTTCCGAAAGACAAAGAAGAAGAATGGATTCGTACTCACTCCTGGATAG